The following are from one region of the Syngnathus acus chromosome 19, fSynAcu1.2, whole genome shotgun sequence genome:
- the LOC119138463 gene encoding tubulin alpha chain-like, whose translation MRECISMHVGQAGVQMGNACWELYCLEHGIQPDGQMPSDKTIGGGDDSFNTFFSETGAGKHVPRAIFVDLEPTVIDEIRSGTYRQLFHPEQLITGKEDAANNYARGHYTVGKEIIDLVLDRTRKLADQCTGLQGFLIFHSFGGGTGSGFTSLLMERLSVDYGKKSKLEFAVYPAPQVSTAVVEPYNSILTTHTTLEHSDCAFMVDNEAIYDICRRNLDIERPTYTNLNRLIGQIVSSITASLRFDGALNVDLTEFQTNLVPYPRIHFPLVTYAPVISAEKAYHEQLTVADITNSCFEPANQMVKCDPRHGKYMACCLLYRGDVVPKDVNSAISNIKTKRSIQFVDWCPTGFKVGINYQPPTVVPGGDLAKVQRAVCMLSNTTAIAEAWARLDHKFDLMYAKRAFVHWYVGEGMEEGEFSEAREDMAALEKDYEEVGTDSLADDEEGEEY comes from the exons GCACGTTGGCCAGGCAGGCGTCCAGATGGGCAATGCCTGCTGGGAACTGTACTGCCTGGAGCACGGCATCCAGCCCGATGGCCAGATGCCCAGCGACAAGACCATCGGAGGCGGCGACGACTCCTTTAACACCTTTTTCAGCGAGACCGGCGCTGGCAAGCATGTCCCCAGAGCGATCTTTGTAGATTTGGAGCCGACCGTCATCG ATGAAATCCGCTCAGGGACGTACCGCCAGCTCTTTCATCCTGAGCAGTTGATCACTGGGAAGGAGGACGCGGCTAACAACTACGCTCGCGGTCACTACACTGTCGGAAAAGAGATCATCGACCTGGTCCTTGATAGAACTCGCAAACTG GCTGATCAGTGCACAGGCCTACAAGGATTTCTCATCTTCCACTCCTTCGGCGGCGGAACGGGCTCGGGCTTCACCTCCCTGCTGATGGAGCGCCTGTCGGTGGACTACGGCAAGAAGTCCAAGCTGGAGTTTGCCGTGTACCCCGCCCCCCAGGTGTCGACGGCGGTGGTGGAGCCCTACAACTCCATCCTGACCACCCACACTACACTGGAGCACTCAGACTGCGCCTTCATGGTGGACAACGAGGCCATCTACGACATCTGCCGCCGGAACCTGGACATCGAGCGGCCCACCTACACCAACCTCAACCGGTTGATCGGGCAGATCGTGTCATCCATCACCGCCTCGCTGCGCTTCGACGGCGCCCTCAACGTGGACCTGACAGAGTTCCAGACCAACCTGGTGCCCTACCCGCGCATCCACTTCCCCCTGGTCACCTATGCACCCGTCATCTCTGCCGAGAAGGCCTACCACGAGCAGCTGACGGTGGCCGACATCACCAACTCCTGCTTCGAACCGGCCAACCAGATGGTCAAGTGCGACCCCCGCCACGGCAAGTACATGGCCTGCTGCCTGCTGTACCGAGGCGACGTGGTGCCCAAGGACGTCAACTCGGCCATCAGCAACATCAAAACCAAGCGCTCCATCCAGTTTGTGGACTGGTGCCCCACCGGCTTCAAGGTTGGCATCAACTACCAGCCTCCCACCGTGGTTCCCGGCGGAGACCTGGCCAAGGTGCAGCGGGCCGTCTGCATGCTGAGCAACACCACCGCCATCGCAGAGGCCTGGGCCCGGCTTGACCACAAGTTCGACCTGATGTACGCCAAGCGCGCCTTCGTACACTGGTACGTGGGCGAGGGCATGGAGGAGGGAGAGTTCTCCGAGGCCAGGGAAGACATGGCCGCCCTGGAAAAAGATTACGAGGAGGTGGGCACCGACAGCCTGGCGGACGACGAGGAAGGCGAAGAGTATTAG